The following is a genomic window from Pirellulales bacterium.
TCACGCCCGTCTTGCCGCCGACCGAGCTATCGACCTGCGCCAGCAGCGTCGTCGGAACCTGCACGAACCCCAGTCCGCGGGCAAAGCCGGCCGCGGCGAAACCGGCCAGATCACCGATCACCCCGCCGCCGACAGCCACGACGACCGTCTTGCGATCGGCCTTCAGTTCCAGCAGCTTTTGCCACAGCTCGCAGACGCTGTCGAGCGATTTGGTCTCTTCGCCCGGCTCCACGACGAGTACATCGACGGCGATGCCCCGCTGCGAAAGAGTTTCGGCCACGTCGAGCGCGAAAGGATCCTCGACGTGCTCGTCGGTGACAATCACTGCGTGCGAAACCGGACGCAGCGCTGTCAGCCGCTCGCCGAGTTGCGCCAGATTGCCCGAGCCCAGGCAGATATCGTATCCACGCTCGGCCAGCTCGACGCGGACGACCTGGTCAGAGTGGGACACGCGCTGGGCTCCCGAAAATGAGCGGACACACCGAGGGGGGCCTAGCTGGTCCGCTCGACGTCGGCCGATGTGACCGTGATCTTGCGGGCAAAGCCGGTGTGCAGCCGGGCGTATTCGAGCTGGGCCGCCTGCTGCGGCTCGGAGTGCAGGCGAGACTCGACCTTCGCCTTGGTGGCCGCATCCACGTCGTCGAGCTCGTCGGGCCAGATGGTCTCGGTCTCGATGACGAGGGCTTCGCGGTAGGGATCGAACTCGTTGGCCATCGTAACTCTCGTGGTTCGGCAACTGCGGCCGCTCGCCGAAGGCGGCCCGCTGCCAGTATACTGCGCGGCCTACGAGTGAAAAGTGCCGCCCTGCGCCGTACTCTTTGTGTGGCGGTCAAAGCAGTGGGGTAGCACGGATGGTTTACCGGATTCGTGTTGCCAGGGTGTGGTCGCCAAGTCGGAAAACCGTCCGTGTCGCGCAGCGACAAGCGGATGAGGGGCGACGGTCCATTTCTCTCCCTCGTTCTCCACCGTTTAGTTTTAGTTGACACGAGAGACGCGATGCCCGAACCACGCTTGCCCCTGGCGGGTCTGAAGGTGCTGGATCTGTCGCGGATCCTGGCCGGACCGGTCTGTACGCAGTTGCTGGCCGATCTGGGGGCCGACGTGGTCAAGGTCGAACGGCCGGGGTTGGGAGACGACACGCGCCAGTGGGGGCCGCCGTTTCTCGGCGCCGAGGGGCCCAGCGCTTATTACCTCTCCTGCAATCGGAACAAGCGCTCGCTGGCGCTCGACCTCTCGCACGCCGACAGCAGACCGCTTCTGGCCGATCTCATCCGCCAGGCCGATGTGCTCCTCGAAAACTTTCTACCCGACACGCTCGACAAGCTCGGCCTGCGCCCCGAGCGTCTCCGCGAGCTCAACCCAGGCCTCGTCTCCTGCTCGATCTCGGGCTTTGGCCGCACGGGACCCCTGGCGGACGTGCCGGGCTATGACCTCGTGATCCAGGCCCGCTCCGGGCTCATGTCGATCACCGGCGAGCCGGACGGCATGCCCATGAAGGTCGGCGTCGCCATCACCGACGTCATCACGGGACTCTACGCCGCGGTGAGCATCCTGGCCGGGCTGCACGCGCGCGAGAGACCGGGCGATCCGGCCCGCGACGGGATGGCCTTCGACCTGGCGCTGGCCGATTGCACGCTGGCCAGCCTCGTCAACGTGGCGCAAAGCGCGCTCGTCACGGGCAAACGCCCGGTGCGCTACGGGAACGCTCATCCCAACATCGTGCCGTACGAGGCCTTCGCCACCGCCGATGGTCATCTCGTTTTGGCCGTGGGCAACGACCGGCAGTGGCAGCGATTCTGCCAAGCCGCCGGGCGGGCCGATCTGGCGGGTGACGAGCGTTTTGCGACGAACCCTGCCCGAGTCGCCGCGCGCGAGGCGTTGATTCCCCTCGTGGCCGAAGAATTGGCGCGCCGCACGACGCGCCAGTGGGAACGGCTGCTCACCGGGGCTGACGTCCCGCATGCCCCGGTGCTGTCGCTCGATCAGACTCTCGCCGATCCGCAGTACGCCGCGCGCGAGATGATCGTCGACGTGGTCGACACGGCGGGCCGCAATTACAAACTACTCTCCACACCAGTGCATTGGCGCGACGAACCCACCCGCGAGGTAAAGGCTCCCCCCGCGCTCGGCGCACACACTGACGAAGTGCTTGCCGAGTGGCTGGGGCGCTCGCGAGAAGAGATCCAAACGCTCCGCGCAGCGGGAGCCATCGCATGACACACGACCATCCCATGCTACCTGC
Proteins encoded in this region:
- a CDS encoding CoA transferase; protein product: MPEPRLPLAGLKVLDLSRILAGPVCTQLLADLGADVVKVERPGLGDDTRQWGPPFLGAEGPSAYYLSCNRNKRSLALDLSHADSRPLLADLIRQADVLLENFLPDTLDKLGLRPERLRELNPGLVSCSISGFGRTGPLADVPGYDLVIQARSGLMSITGEPDGMPMKVGVAITDVITGLYAAVSILAGLHARERPGDPARDGMAFDLALADCTLASLVNVAQSALVTGKRPVRYGNAHPNIVPYEAFATADGHLVLAVGNDRQWQRFCQAAGRADLAGDERFATNPARVAAREALIPLVAEELARRTTRQWERLLTGADVPHAPVLSLDQTLADPQYAAREMIVDVVDTAGRNYKLLSTPVHWRDEPTREVKAPPALGAHTDEVLAEWLGRSREEIQTLRAAGAIA